The Pseudomonas nunensis genome includes the window AGCACCGGCGGCTCCGCGCCTTTCTCCAGCAACAACGGCGCCAAGGTACGAATAACAATGCCGGCCGCGCACAGGGCGATGATCGGCGTGTCCTGTTGATAGAGTTCGCGCAGGGTCGCGCCGAACTCTTGATATTCACGGTCGGCGCCGTTAACCCGCCCGGCCAGACCGTGAATCACGGCGTCCGGGTAACGCTGCTGAATCCTGCGCGCCGTAGCGAGGCTGCCATTGCCAAGAATGACAATCGCCGGAACAGGACGGCCCATCACCCTTGCCACCGTTCGCCGGGCACGATGATCAACGAGAAGTACGGCGACGACATCGGCTCGACTTCATCCAGCGGGACGATTTTCTGGTTGGCCATGGTTGCGCGTTCGACGTACAGCGCGCGCTCGTCCATGCCGAGTTCTTGCAGCACCTGACGCACCTTGGGAAAGTTGCGCCCCAGCTTCATGATCACTGCGGCATCGGCATCGGCCAGGCGTCGCTTGAGTTCGTCATGAGGCAGCACGCCGGACAACACCGACAAACTCTGATTGCGATATACCAGCGGCGAACCCAGCACCGAGGCGCCGCCGAGCATCGAGCAAACGCCCGGCACCACTTCGGCGACGTAACGTTCGGCCAGGCGATCGTGCAGGTACATGTAGGAGCCGTAGAAGAACGGATCGCCTTCGCAGATCACCGCCACATCGCGACCGGCGTCCAGGTGTTCGGCGAGTTGCTCGGCGGCGCTGTCGTAGAAATCGCTGATCACTTGTTCGTAGGACAACGGCGCCGGCAACGCTTCAGTGGTCACCGGGTACACCAGCGGCAGCAGGTTTTGCGCTTCTTGCAAGTGCGCTTCGATGATGCCGAACGCGTTGCCCTTTTTGCCTTTGGCAACGAA containing:
- a CDS encoding precorrin-2 C(20)-methyltransferase, with translation MMQQPGRLIGLGVGPGDPELITVKALRLLRESPVVAYFVAKGKKGNAFGIIEAHLQEAQNLLPLVYPVTTEALPAPLSYEQVISDFYDSAAEQLAEHLDAGRDVAVICEGDPFFYGSYMYLHDRLAERYVAEVVPGVCSMLGGASVLGSPLVYRNQSLSVLSGVLPHDELKRRLADADAAVIMKLGRNFPKVRQVLQELGMDERALYVERATMANQKIVPLDEVEPMSSPYFSLIIVPGERWQG